A single region of the Desulfomonile tiedjei genome encodes:
- a CDS encoding rubredoxin: protein MQKYVCQVCGYIYDPALGDPDNGVDPGTAFADLPEDWVCPICGADKESFAPE from the coding sequence ATGCAAAAGTACGTATGTCAAGTATGTGGTTATATTTACGATCCGGCCCTTGGGGATCCGGATAATGGTGTGGACCCGGGCACAGCGTTTGCCGATTTACCCGAGGACTGGGTCTGTCCGATTTGTGGAGCCGACAAGGAATCTTTTGCTCCGGAATGA
- a CDS encoding FprA family A-type flavoprotein: MAKVLIAYATRTGQTQGIADLIAEGVRFTGADAKVANAAQLQTEEDLNGYEAYVFGSATYHGDMMPAMKQLLFLCAKAQVAGKVGGAFGAFGWSGEAADRIYDTMLNIFNMDMVGSPLRLKSASLQGGMQMAQDYGREIGKKIADR; encoded by the coding sequence ATGGCCAAAGTATTGATAGCTTATGCCACCCGAACCGGCCAAACCCAGGGCATCGCGGACCTTATTGCCGAAGGGGTCCGCTTCACCGGCGCGGACGCAAAAGTGGCGAACGCCGCGCAACTGCAAACGGAAGAGGACCTGAATGGGTACGAAGCCTACGTCTTTGGCTCGGCTACTTATCATGGGGACATGATGCCGGCCATGAAACAGTTGCTTTTCTTATGTGCCAAGGCCCAGGTGGCCGGCAAGGTCGGGGGCGCTTTTGGAGCATTCGGTTGGAGCGGCGAAGCTGCGGATCGCATTTACGATACGATGTTAAACATCTTTAACATGGACATGGTCGGCAGTCCGTTGAGACTCAAATCCGCGTCGTTGCAGGGCGGTATGCAAATGGCGCAGGATTATGGCCGAGAAATCGGCAAGAAGATCGCCGATAGATAG